A section of the Amblyomma americanum isolate KBUSLIRL-KWMA chromosome 2, ASM5285725v1, whole genome shotgun sequence genome encodes:
- the LOC144120396 gene encoding uncharacterized protein LOC144120396 — translation MAVEVGLTSNEQLLGLLRQLETPSPSTSSPAPAFKQLRPPASLCGLGGCATMRSLNPFCLAMQVSKPCCLYAKKSSDYFLIQLPSPQCCLAIVTECSDVIISLLLLSGDIETNPGPASLETVVTELKTLSAGQSTLIAEFTDLKNQLLTTDNIISDLSRRISALEGHYQTIQSLRTEIEGLSTHTTQATRQLCDLEDRIDEAENQSRRNNLIFYNIPNPDPSETWADSEKLLIRHCSEFLNITLDPKTIDRTHRLGRHEPDRCRPLIAKFALFKTKDEILANGRKFKDTDYSVGEDFSRRVRNVRKHLVTFAKSKTNRFSLRYKTLFIGSRRYIFDEPSQSVKEIS, via the exons atggccgtggaGGTCGGGTTGACCTCGAATGAACAGCTGCTCGGACTTCTGAG acagttggaaacaccatcgccatcaacatcctctcccgctccagcttttaagcagcttcggccaccggcgtcgctttgtgggctcggtggctgtgccacgatgcggtcgcttaacccgttctgTCTCGCTATGCAGGTTAGTAAGCCATGTTGTCTTTACGCTAAGAAATCTAGTGATTACTTTTtgatacagctgccgagcccgcaatgctgccttgccattgtcactgagtgttctgatgtcattatttccttgcttttgttgtcCGGCGACATAGAGACTAACCCCGGCCCTGCCTCACTCGAAACTGTAGTTACGGAACTTAAAACATTGTCCGCCGGTCAGTCGACATTAATCGCGGAATTTACAGAcctcaaaaaccagttactaACAACAGACAACATTATTTCTGATCTAAGCAGGCGCATCAGCGCTCTTGAAGGTCATTACCAAACCATacagtcactacgcacagagatagaaggcctaagcactcacaccacccaggcaactcgccagctctgtgatctcgaggatcgcatagacgaagcagaaaaccaatcacgaagaaacaacctcATATTCTACAACATTCCGAACCCTGACCCATCTGAAACGTGGGCCGACTCTGAAAAGCTACTAATTCGCCATTGCTCCGAATTTTTGAACATCACCCTCGACCCCAAAACAATAGACCGCACTCACCGTCTTGGGCGCCACGAACCTGATCGCTGCCGTCCGTTAATTGCCAAATTCGCACTTTTCAAAACGAAGGACGAAATTCTAGCTAATGGCCGCAAATTCAAGGACACTGACTACTccgtcggtgaagatttttcacgccgcgttcgcaatgtgcgcaaacatctagttacatttgccaaaagcaagactaaccgtttttctttgcgatacaaaaccctgttcatcggttcccgacgatatatcttcgacgaaccatcgcaatctgtaaaagagatatcatag